In the Armatimonadia bacterium genome, one interval contains:
- a CDS encoding rhomboid family intramembrane serine protease: MIPLSDNLRSRSTPVVNIGIILTCVGVFLLEVLQPQFVDRWAFKPAYLLSAQFFQIGPVLVLQSMIASVFLHGGFLHIAGNMLFLWVFGDNVEDRMGHVKYLVFYLACGIVATLVHSLSAVFGLMHSPQALEQGIVGASGAIAGVLGAYLVLCPGSTIRTLVILVIFITVINVPSALFIVFWFILQLFNGVGSLAGPLGGGVAYWAHIGGFAMGYWWARKLISYRSRRPPDPRVINMDVRDL; encoded by the coding sequence ATGATTCCGCTCTCCGACAATCTCCGCTCACGCAGCACGCCGGTGGTGAACATCGGCATCATCCTCACCTGCGTCGGCGTGTTCCTGCTGGAGGTCCTGCAGCCACAGTTTGTTGACCGCTGGGCCTTCAAACCCGCCTACCTGCTGTCTGCCCAGTTCTTCCAGATCGGGCCGGTCCTGGTTCTGCAGTCGATGATCGCCTCCGTCTTCCTCCACGGCGGCTTCCTGCATATCGCCGGCAACATGCTGTTCCTGTGGGTCTTCGGGGATAACGTCGAGGACCGGATGGGGCACGTCAAGTACCTGGTCTTCTACCTGGCCTGCGGAATTGTGGCCACGCTGGTGCATAGCCTCTCAGCGGTGTTCGGGCTGATGCACAGCCCGCAGGCGCTGGAGCAGGGAATTGTGGGAGCCAGCGGGGCGATTGCCGGCGTCCTGGGGGCCTACCTGGTGCTGTGTCCGGGGTCGACCATCCGCACCCTGGTCATCCTCGTGATCTTCATCACGGTGATCAACGTCCCCTCAGCGCTGTTCATCGTCTTCTGGTTCATCCTGCAGCTCTTCAACGGGGTCGGCAGCCTTGCAGGGCCGCTGGGCGGCGGAGTTGCCTACTGGGCTCACATCGGGGGCTTTGCGATGGGGTACTGGTGGGCGCGAAAGCTGATCTCCTACCGCAGTCGCAGACCACCCGACCCGCGGGTGATCAACATGGACGTCCGCGATCTGTAG
- a CDS encoding GreA/GreB family elongation factor, which yields MSTELKQRLEQILSLEAAPARSLTPEQRDALETIFGGVDDELALNALLQVAVTAFTHYGGNLRARYAMALAREAAGDDEDAGLGFHELARELGQREDWTGARDLAVHALSLRPDHKTIRLLLEIWDHLEDKTEMEQDLELAHQLNPEAPDLLWLDAQRAAEEGLVEQEEAFACQALNEFVRAKEGDRAEEPLLRILDSTSPRVFRDLLKILPRMATAGLDDLMHTTLELAGSKFEAHGLEGDLAKSLEAILLKHKDLARLRPAYGRALLMSQGGDAGVAAFIHDCGLDNPEIPLEDALERFREMYDLRPGAYVQHHNFGVGRISAHDGEFLIIDFEEKQGHRMALEIARRSLRPLPDGCLRVARFRDPEGIANEIANDPASLLVRALTELGGEATARDLRECLAGTTVPDGDWTSWWKKARDAAAKDDRVDTSQAYRQFYRLPGVAPEDEELELPALPVKSGPRAVITLVERLLKQHPELEDRVRRQYCDDLIDRVQNADSRSDALAAVPTLLRWLPNRKDQWLEIARHGLQREPGVAAGVNAEQQKELLAFGLGSDVWQEAALSALASRFPAIRDTALNALHERLGDEFTSRLQEVLVSRYPLPNTQLALVRMGLAGALNGEVFSAWDMLEGLVRVLGGNPPQKLRMAALELLDPQEELGKLLREAPMDDEAEERVSRATRELSASESGLDALVLLLNECGHGEAVAKIREAHAVAERDPVLLHFDPKIMFMSRVTFDQNTEKIKDLQHQLAVAIPREIGLARSLGDLSENAEYHAARERQGIADATLRQLLSQMEHARVIEDQHFPPNTVVVGTEVVIRSLADRVERTLWLLGQGDSVQDASVINYLAPLGQAIIGKHVGDVADFEAEGAVPQRLEIMSIKRRLPQ from the coding sequence ATGAGCACAGAGCTAAAGCAGCGTCTAGAGCAGATTCTCTCCCTTGAGGCCGCGCCGGCGCGGTCACTTACTCCCGAGCAACGAGATGCCCTGGAGACCATCTTTGGCGGCGTGGATGACGAGTTGGCCCTCAACGCGCTGCTGCAAGTCGCCGTGACGGCCTTCACCCACTATGGCGGCAACCTTCGGGCCCGGTATGCCATGGCGCTCGCCCGCGAGGCAGCGGGCGACGACGAAGATGCCGGACTGGGCTTCCATGAGCTGGCCCGCGAGCTTGGTCAGCGTGAGGATTGGACCGGTGCCCGCGATCTGGCGGTCCATGCCCTCTCCCTGCGCCCCGACCACAAGACCATCCGTCTGCTCCTGGAGATCTGGGACCACCTCGAAGACAAGACCGAGATGGAGCAGGACCTGGAGCTCGCCCACCAACTGAATCCCGAGGCGCCTGATCTGCTGTGGCTGGACGCTCAGCGCGCGGCAGAAGAGGGACTCGTGGAGCAGGAAGAGGCCTTCGCCTGCCAGGCGCTCAACGAGTTCGTGCGTGCGAAGGAGGGTGACCGTGCGGAGGAGCCGCTGCTGCGAATCCTCGACAGCACCTCGCCGCGCGTCTTCCGCGACCTCTTGAAGATCCTCCCGCGGATGGCCACCGCGGGCCTGGACGATCTGATGCACACGACGCTGGAACTGGCCGGCAGCAAGTTCGAAGCGCATGGCCTGGAGGGTGACCTGGCGAAGTCCCTGGAGGCCATTCTCCTCAAGCACAAGGACCTGGCTCGTCTCCGGCCCGCCTACGGACGTGCGCTGCTGATGTCCCAGGGCGGCGACGCTGGAGTGGCCGCCTTCATCCATGACTGCGGCCTCGACAACCCGGAGATTCCGCTCGAGGACGCCCTCGAACGTTTCCGCGAGATGTACGACCTGCGACCGGGGGCCTATGTCCAGCATCACAACTTCGGTGTCGGCCGCATCAGCGCGCACGACGGGGAGTTCCTGATCATCGACTTCGAGGAGAAGCAGGGGCACCGGATGGCCCTGGAGATTGCCCGGCGGTCACTGCGACCCCTGCCCGACGGCTGCCTCCGCGTGGCGAGGTTCCGCGACCCCGAAGGCATTGCCAACGAGATTGCCAATGACCCCGCGAGCCTGCTGGTCCGGGCCCTTACTGAGCTCGGCGGCGAGGCCACTGCGCGTGACCTGCGCGAGTGTCTGGCCGGGACGACAGTGCCCGACGGCGACTGGACGAGTTGGTGGAAGAAGGCCCGCGACGCCGCGGCCAAGGACGATCGCGTGGACACCTCTCAGGCCTACCGGCAGTTCTACCGGCTGCCCGGGGTAGCCCCAGAGGACGAAGAGCTGGAGCTGCCCGCGCTCCCGGTCAAGAGTGGTCCGCGAGCCGTCATCACTCTTGTCGAACGCCTCCTCAAGCAGCATCCCGAACTCGAGGATCGCGTCCGCCGGCAGTATTGCGATGACCTGATTGATCGCGTGCAGAACGCTGATTCGCGAAGCGACGCCCTGGCCGCCGTTCCCACGCTGCTGCGCTGGCTTCCCAACCGCAAGGACCAGTGGCTGGAGATCGCACGCCACGGACTGCAGCGCGAACCCGGCGTCGCAGCCGGTGTGAATGCGGAGCAGCAGAAGGAACTCCTGGCCTTCGGTCTCGGCAGCGATGTGTGGCAGGAGGCGGCGCTCTCGGCCCTGGCCTCGCGCTTCCCGGCCATCCGCGACACGGCACTCAATGCCCTGCACGAGCGCCTGGGCGACGAGTTCACCTCGCGGCTGCAGGAGGTCTTGGTCTCTCGCTATCCACTGCCGAACACCCAGTTGGCCCTGGTTCGCATGGGTCTTGCCGGAGCTCTGAACGGCGAGGTCTTCTCGGCCTGGGACATGCTCGAGGGTCTTGTCCGGGTACTGGGCGGCAATCCGCCCCAGAAGCTGCGAATGGCGGCCCTCGAGCTCCTCGACCCGCAGGAGGAGCTGGGCAAGCTTCTCCGCGAGGCGCCGATGGATGACGAAGCTGAAGAGCGCGTCAGTCGCGCCACTCGTGAGTTGAGCGCAAGTGAGTCCGGCCTCGACGCCCTGGTTCTGCTGCTGAACGAATGCGGCCATGGAGAGGCCGTCGCGAAGATCCGCGAGGCGCACGCAGTGGCGGAGCGCGACCCGGTCCTGCTGCACTTCGACCCCAAGATCATGTTCATGTCGCGCGTGACCTTCGACCAGAACACGGAGAAGATCAAGGACCTGCAGCACCAACTCGCGGTGGCCATCCCGCGCGAGATCGGTCTTGCCCGCAGCCTCGGCGACCTGTCCGAGAACGCCGAGTACCATGCAGCTCGTGAGCGGCAGGGAATCGCCGATGCCACCTTGCGCCAGTTGCTTTCGCAGATGGAGCATGCGCGGGTCATCGAGGACCAGCACTTCCCGCCCAACACCGTCGTCGTCGGCACCGAGGTCGTCATCCGAAGCCTGGCCGACAGGGTCGAGCGCACCCTCTGGCTCCTGGGACAGGGCGACAGCGTTCAGGACGCGAGTGTCATCAACTACCTGGCGCCGCTGGGACAGGCCATCATTGGCAAGCACGTGGGCGATGTGGCCGACTTCGAGGCTGAGGGCGCGGTGCCGCAGCGGCTGGAGATCATGTCGATCAAGCGGCGACTGCCGCAGTAG
- a CDS encoding DUF1385 domain-containing protein encodes MSEYPQFHAFEAGPVMPVPRISGTAMPHGVFLSTGTASTAGLLSLFLTGFSIVSIGILAAVPTYVLAWLADQYLHLSLPAVLLQIGGPADPTLSAIAHILINLLTFLVFLLVLRATPLAGYHSAEHMTVHAIEHYGVLGWEPFVEQMPRAHRRCGSNLLSGILPILLVGAPLVSEGSPVALALAVLLAIVGWRVRHYVGFFIQNTFTTKPPTEHQLARGIDAGQRLMSQWLAGPPPVLSPVRRWLHRGLPQMVAGVSCAIYLMSAVAEQLYRWLDW; translated from the coding sequence ATGTCTGAGTACCCCCAGTTCCATGCCTTCGAGGCCGGCCCGGTGATGCCGGTCCCTCGCATCTCGGGCACAGCCATGCCGCACGGCGTCTTCCTGTCCACCGGCACCGCCTCGACCGCCGGCCTCCTCAGCCTCTTCCTGACGGGTTTCTCAATCGTCAGTATCGGTATCCTGGCTGCGGTCCCCACCTATGTCCTGGCCTGGCTCGCCGACCAATACCTGCACTTGTCTTTGCCCGCGGTACTGCTGCAGATCGGGGGACCGGCCGACCCGACGCTGTCTGCGATCGCCCACATCCTCATCAACCTGCTCACCTTCCTGGTCTTCCTGCTGGTCCTGCGAGCCACACCCCTCGCCGGTTACCATTCTGCTGAGCACATGACGGTTCACGCTATCGAGCACTACGGCGTCCTCGGCTGGGAGCCCTTCGTCGAGCAGATGCCCCGCGCACATCGACGCTGCGGCAGCAACCTGCTCTCCGGCATTCTGCCCATCCTGCTGGTCGGCGCTCCGCTGGTCAGTGAGGGATCACCAGTGGCCCTCGCTCTTGCTGTCTTGCTCGCGATTGTGGGCTGGCGTGTGCGGCACTACGTCGGCTTCTTCATCCAGAACACCTTCACCACCAAGCCGCCCACAGAGCATCAACTCGCTCGTGGCATTGACGCCGGACAGAGGCTGATGTCCCAGTGGCTCGCCGGGCCGCCGCCCGTCCTGTCTCCGGTGCGGAGATGGCTGCACAGAGGTCTGCCGCAGATGGTCGCCGGCGTCTCTTGTGCCATCTATCTGATGAGCGCTGTCGCCGAGCAACTCTACCGCTGGCTCGACTGGTAA
- a CDS encoding glycosyltransferase family 4 protein produces MPQSKRPLTVLQIIAPHRYSGAERIATYLSAELQERGHRVVFACKYQEEFLEELGKRDLACLSTSVSGKVNPAALLRVMALCRRVRPDVIHTHLSTGAWWGSFAGRLLGIPVLAHVHALNTKTCFVYADRIAACSQGVKDHLVVQGVPPDRIHVIYNGIDLPQAGSLRPLPEVRHDLGLTNGEPVVGVAAHLSPKKGQRYLIEATALLRSRRPNLRCYLVGEGDQREELEALAAEKGVTDQVRFMGYRPDAVDLMQAMDIIVLPSVAKEGLGVCLVEAGALGKPVVGSAIPGIDEVIAQGENGLLVPPGDPVALAGALDRLVGDAHLRQQMGRAGQERVARMFTLDRMADETEALYYEMVAAGSQARTRRPLARIV; encoded by the coding sequence ATGCCACAGTCCAAGCGCCCACTAACCGTTCTCCAGATCATCGCCCCTCATCGCTATTCGGGGGCTGAACGCATTGCCACGTACCTGTCCGCCGAACTGCAGGAACGCGGGCATCGCGTCGTCTTTGCGTGCAAGTACCAGGAGGAGTTCCTCGAGGAGCTGGGTAAGCGCGACCTGGCGTGTCTTAGCACCAGCGTCTCGGGGAAGGTGAACCCGGCGGCCCTGCTGCGGGTGATGGCCCTGTGCCGTCGGGTCCGGCCCGATGTGATCCATACTCACCTGTCCACGGGCGCCTGGTGGGGAAGCTTCGCGGGGCGTCTGCTGGGCATCCCGGTTCTGGCCCACGTCCATGCGCTGAACACGAAGACCTGCTTTGTCTACGCCGACCGGATCGCGGCCTGCTCGCAGGGCGTCAAGGACCATCTGGTGGTGCAGGGCGTTCCGCCGGACCGGATCCACGTGATCTACAACGGTATCGACCTGCCGCAGGCCGGGAGCCTACGCCCGCTTCCCGAGGTCCGCCATGACCTGGGTCTCACCAACGGTGAACCCGTGGTCGGCGTGGCGGCTCACCTCTCGCCGAAGAAGGGCCAGCGCTACCTGATCGAGGCGACGGCACTGCTTCGGTCCCGCCGTCCGAATCTGCGGTGCTATCTTGTCGGGGAGGGCGACCAGCGCGAGGAACTCGAGGCCCTGGCGGCCGAGAAGGGCGTCACGGACCAGGTGCGGTTCATGGGCTACCGGCCCGACGCTGTCGACCTGATGCAGGCGATGGACATCATCGTGCTGCCCTCGGTGGCCAAGGAGGGGCTGGGAGTGTGCCTGGTGGAGGCCGGTGCCCTGGGTAAGCCGGTGGTGGGAAGCGCGATTCCCGGCATCGACGAGGTCATTGCGCAGGGCGAGAACGGTCTGCTTGTCCCGCCGGGTGATCCCGTCGCACTCGCGGGAGCCCTTGACCGCCTGGTGGGAGATGCGCATTTGCGACAGCAGATGGGACGCGCCGGGCAGGAGCGTGTGGCGCGGATGTTCACCCTGGACCGCATGGCCGATGAGACCGAAGCGCTGTATTACGAGATGGTAGCCGCCGGCAGTCAGGCCCGTACCCGCCGTCCCCTCGCTCGCATCGTCTAG
- the rpe gene encoding ribulose-phosphate 3-epimerase encodes MLQIAPSMLCSDLSRLGEEVKAVADSGADWFHFDIMDGHFVENLTFGPVLLKAARPLTDLPFDVHLMITNPDAQIESYAEAGADHILVQREVEDRPVRLLNRIRALGKKAGIVYNPATPVMGIEALLEAADQVLIMSVEPGAAGQAFMPIALRKITHVRKLIDQHGLPTLVSVDGGVNDVTGLDVLQAGAHAVVTGSWYFNHPQGYQGAVAELREMDHVRGNYA; translated from the coding sequence GTGCTTCAGATTGCCCCTTCCATGCTGTGCAGTGACCTCTCACGCCTGGGCGAAGAGGTGAAGGCCGTTGCCGATTCCGGCGCGGACTGGTTCCACTTCGACATCATGGACGGGCACTTCGTCGAGAACCTCACCTTCGGCCCGGTGCTGCTCAAGGCCGCGCGACCCCTCACGGACCTACCCTTCGACGTGCACCTGATGATCACCAATCCCGACGCCCAGATCGAGAGCTATGCCGAGGCAGGCGCCGATCATATCCTCGTCCAGCGCGAGGTGGAGGACCGGCCGGTCCGGCTGCTGAACCGCATCCGCGCTCTTGGCAAGAAGGCCGGGATTGTCTACAACCCCGCCACGCCGGTGATGGGCATTGAGGCACTCCTGGAGGCTGCGGACCAGGTGCTGATCATGAGTGTGGAGCCAGGGGCCGCCGGACAGGCCTTCATGCCGATCGCCTTGCGCAAGATCACCCACGTACGCAAGCTCATCGACCAGCACGGTCTGCCGACACTCGTCTCAGTGGATGGCGGAGTAAACGACGTGACCGGCCTTGATGTGCTGCAGGCCGGCGCTCATGCCGTGGTCACCGGCTCGTGGTACTTCAACCACCCTCAGGGCTACCAGGGCGCCGTCGCCGAGCTGCGGGAGATGGACCACGTCCGCGGCAACTACGCCTAG
- the argS gene encoding arginine--tRNA ligase: protein MIRTQVQDLISAGLRAAAEAGEIPDLEATIEVTPPRKPEHGDLSTNVAMMIASTAKLNPREVAGKLVARIPESPLVSAIEIAGPGFINFRLNPTWLQEVITRCCTEGDQYGRSNFGQGKRIQVEFVSANPVGPIHIGNARGGPYGDALASLLDAVGYAVSREYYVNDGPDNTQLKLFGSSIQARYRTLLGEETPLPENGYQGEYILGLAQELLDQCGDQHLSVPFDEEGGLHFARLVEDTMLEGLREDCAAVGIEFDVWFREQLLHDEGAVKRAVDDFVSRGIAYEQDGAIWLKTQDFGDDSDRVVQRSNGAYTYIASDVAYAANKFDRGFEHLIYVWGPDHAGYVPRLKAAVDALNRGTCEIIIYQQVRFLEGGQPMSLSKRKGAIVSVRDLVEEIGRDATRFFFLMRSVDAHLDFDLDLARTQSQENPVYYVQYAHARICSIAREGRERGIVTDEKAEADLSLLTHPDEQSLMRKIAEYPTELIEAARLRAPHRLTYFARELAQAFHQFYGSCRVLDAEAPELSQARLQLVRAARTVLRNILSLLGLTAPERM from the coding sequence ATGATTCGCACGCAGGTTCAGGACCTAATCAGCGCCGGACTTCGAGCCGCCGCCGAGGCCGGAGAGATTCCCGACCTCGAGGCAACCATCGAAGTCACCCCGCCCAGGAAACCCGAGCATGGCGACCTTTCGACCAACGTCGCCATGATGATCGCCAGCACGGCCAAGCTGAATCCCCGCGAGGTGGCCGGCAAGCTCGTGGCGAGGATCCCGGAGAGTCCGCTGGTTTCCGCTATCGAGATCGCCGGGCCGGGGTTCATCAACTTCCGCCTGAACCCCACCTGGCTGCAGGAGGTCATCACTCGCTGCTGCACCGAAGGTGACCAGTACGGTCGCAGCAACTTCGGCCAGGGGAAGCGGATCCAGGTCGAGTTCGTCAGCGCCAATCCGGTCGGGCCGATTCACATCGGCAACGCCCGGGGTGGCCCCTATGGCGATGCCCTGGCTTCACTGCTGGACGCCGTGGGCTACGCGGTCAGCCGCGAGTACTACGTCAACGACGGCCCCGACAACACCCAGTTGAAGCTCTTCGGCAGCTCCATCCAGGCCCGCTACCGCACGCTGCTCGGTGAGGAAACGCCGCTGCCCGAGAACGGCTACCAGGGCGAGTACATCCTCGGTCTTGCCCAGGAGTTGCTGGACCAGTGCGGCGACCAGCACCTTTCGGTACCCTTCGACGAAGAGGGTGGCCTTCACTTCGCCCGACTGGTTGAGGACACGATGCTGGAGGGCCTGCGCGAGGACTGCGCGGCGGTCGGCATCGAGTTCGATGTCTGGTTCCGCGAGCAGCTCCTCCATGACGAGGGTGCTGTGAAGCGCGCCGTCGATGACTTTGTGTCTCGTGGCATAGCCTATGAGCAGGACGGCGCCATCTGGCTCAAGACCCAGGACTTTGGCGACGACAGCGACCGGGTGGTGCAGCGCAGCAATGGGGCGTATACTTACATCGCCTCCGACGTGGCCTACGCGGCGAACAAGTTCGACCGCGGCTTCGAGCACCTCATCTATGTGTGGGGCCCGGACCATGCCGGCTACGTTCCGCGGCTTAAGGCGGCAGTGGATGCCCTGAACCGGGGGACCTGCGAGATCATCATCTACCAGCAGGTGCGCTTCCTTGAGGGCGGCCAGCCGATGAGCCTGTCCAAGCGCAAGGGCGCCATCGTCTCCGTTCGCGACCTGGTGGAGGAGATCGGGCGCGACGCCACGCGGTTCTTCTTCCTCATGCGCAGCGTCGACGCACACCTGGACTTCGATCTCGACCTGGCACGCACGCAGAGCCAGGAGAACCCGGTCTACTATGTGCAGTACGCGCATGCGCGGATCTGCAGCATCGCCCGGGAAGGTCGAGAGCGAGGCATCGTCACCGATGAGAAGGCGGAGGCCGATCTGTCCCTGCTCACCCATCCGGATGAACAGTCTTTGATGCGCAAGATCGCCGAGTATCCCACGGAGCTGATTGAGGCCGCCAGGCTCCGGGCGCCGCACCGTCTGACCTACTTCGCGCGGGAACTTGCCCAGGCCTTCCACCAGTTCTATGGTAGTTGTCGGGTCCTTGACGCCGAGGCGCCCGAGTTGTCGCAGGCGCGCTTGCAGTTGGTGCGCGCCGCACGGACCGTTCTGCGCAATATCCTCAGCCTCCTGGGCCTCACCGCTCCGGAGCGGATGTAA
- a CDS encoding formate/nitrite transporter family protein — MSVEAPRETPPPRFCAGPEMAQRALDSGQTKAGLPFLPTLVLALLAGIYIGLGANFYEIAKTGNQLGFGVQQVLGGLCFSLGLILVGIGGAELFTGNSLIVMAWFSGRVSGTALVRNWAIVYLGNLLGSLLLVALVVASEQYSLADNAVGMTAVKLAAAKCQLPFTVVLARGILCNALVCLAVWLCYSACSTTDKVMAILFPITGFVACGFEHCVANMYFIPLGMVLKSLVPGVDLATSSSLTLRAFLVGNLLPATLGNILGGALMVGGVYWVAYILPAVRRSTPPE; from the coding sequence ATGTCTGTGGAAGCGCCGCGAGAGACGCCGCCACCCAGGTTCTGTGCCGGGCCGGAGATGGCCCAGCGTGCCCTGGACAGCGGCCAGACCAAGGCCGGGCTCCCCTTCCTCCCCACTCTCGTCCTCGCCCTCCTTGCCGGAATCTACATTGGCCTTGGGGCCAACTTCTACGAGATCGCCAAGACCGGCAACCAACTCGGTTTCGGCGTCCAACAGGTTCTGGGCGGTCTCTGCTTCTCGCTGGGTCTGATTCTCGTCGGCATCGGCGGCGCGGAGCTGTTCACCGGCAACTCCCTGATCGTCATGGCCTGGTTCAGTGGTCGCGTGAGCGGCACGGCCTTGGTTCGCAACTGGGCGATCGTGTACCTGGGGAACCTGCTGGGGTCGCTGCTGCTCGTGGCCCTGGTGGTGGCCTCAGAGCAGTACAGCCTCGCCGACAACGCCGTCGGCATGACTGCCGTCAAGCTGGCGGCCGCCAAGTGCCAGCTACCCTTCACCGTGGTCCTGGCCCGCGGGATCCTGTGCAATGCGCTGGTGTGCCTGGCCGTGTGGCTGTGCTACAGCGCTTGCAGCACCACGGACAAGGTCATGGCGATCCTCTTCCCGATCACCGGCTTCGTCGCCTGTGGGTTCGAGCACTGCGTCGCCAACATGTACTTCATCCCGCTGGGCATGGTCCTCAAGAGCCTGGTCCCCGGTGTGGACCTCGCCACTTCCTCTTCCCTGACGCTGCGGGCCTTCCTGGTGGGCAACCTCCTGCCCGCGACCCTGGGCAACATCCTTGGTGGCGCCCTGATGGTCGGCGGTGTATACTGGGTTGCCTACATACTCCCGGCGGTTCGACGCAGCACCCCGCCGGAATAA
- the mtaB gene encoding tRNA (N(6)-L-threonylcarbamoyladenosine(37)-C(2))-methylthiotransferase MtaB has product MSPNPPTAAIKTLGCKLNQFESQQIREQLARLGFSSVPFESVADVYIINSCTVTARTDRDCRRLIRHAHRLNPEAFIAVTGCYAQVHREELEAIPEADLVVGNDGKASLGHRIAERISPGLLGSQASAVTALPADHHSYADGEMLEGFAEHSRAFVKVQEGCDAHCAYCIIPQARGTSRSVPPEEVLAQAQRLIEAGFPELVLIGIHLGKYGLDLEGAPDLTGLLQALVELPGLGRIRLSSIEPREVGPELIELVTGHPRLCRHLHIPLQSGCDAVLRRMGRPYDTAFYADLLTRIHEAEPATCLGADVMVGFPGETDEEFETTFRLVEALPLNHLHVFTYSVRPGTRAADMPNQVPHEVKIARNHRLRDLSVSKREEFAGRVAGQTVSVVLEHPAADLDGVFDGLSDNYLRVLVPAEERLRGRLVRVRTHSATGDVLRGELERG; this is encoded by the coding sequence ATGTCTCCTAACCCTCCCACAGCCGCCATCAAAACACTCGGCTGCAAGCTGAATCAGTTCGAGAGCCAGCAGATCCGCGAGCAACTCGCGCGGCTGGGCTTCTCCTCTGTGCCCTTCGAGTCGGTGGCGGACGTGTACATCATCAATAGCTGCACCGTGACCGCGCGGACCGACCGCGACTGCCGCCGGCTGATCCGCCACGCCCACAGACTCAACCCCGAGGCCTTCATCGCCGTGACCGGCTGCTATGCCCAGGTCCATCGCGAGGAACTGGAGGCGATCCCGGAGGCCGACCTGGTGGTCGGCAACGACGGCAAGGCCTCGCTCGGGCACAGAATCGCTGAGAGGATTTCGCCGGGGCTTCTCGGCTCTCAGGCAAGCGCAGTCACTGCGCTCCCGGCCGACCATCACTCCTACGCTGACGGCGAGATGCTGGAAGGCTTCGCCGAGCACTCCCGGGCCTTCGTCAAGGTGCAGGAGGGCTGCGATGCGCACTGCGCCTACTGCATCATCCCGCAGGCACGAGGGACCAGTCGCAGCGTGCCACCAGAGGAAGTACTGGCCCAGGCGCAGCGGCTGATCGAGGCCGGCTTTCCCGAGTTGGTGCTGATTGGCATCCATCTGGGCAAGTATGGCCTCGACCTGGAGGGTGCACCGGACCTCACAGGGCTGCTCCAGGCGCTGGTTGAGCTGCCCGGACTGGGACGGATTCGCCTCAGCTCGATCGAGCCTCGCGAAGTCGGGCCGGAACTGATCGAGCTCGTCACCGGGCATCCGCGTCTCTGCCGTCACCTGCACATTCCACTGCAGAGCGGCTGCGATGCAGTCCTTCGGCGGATGGGCCGGCCCTATGACACCGCCTTCTACGCGGACCTGCTGACGCGGATCCATGAAGCCGAGCCCGCGACCTGTCTGGGGGCCGACGTGATGGTGGGCTTCCCGGGAGAGACCGACGAGGAGTTCGAGACGACCTTCCGGCTGGTCGAGGCGCTGCCGCTGAACCATCTACACGTGTTCACTTACTCCGTGCGTCCCGGCACCCGGGCTGCCGACATGCCCAATCAGGTTCCGCACGAGGTCAAGATCGCCCGCAACCACCGGCTCCGTGACCTGTCTGTGAGCAAGCGCGAGGAGTTCGCAGGCCGGGTAGCCGGACAGACGGTCTCGGTGGTGCTGGAGCACCCGGCGGCAGACCTGGACGGCGTCTTCGACGGGCTGAGCGACAACTACCTCCGCGTTCTGGTGCCTGCTGAGGAGCGCCTTCGGGGTCGGCTGGTGCGAGTGCGGACCCACAGCGCGACGGGAGATGTCTTGCGCGGAGAGCTGGAGCGAGGTTAA
- the rpmB gene encoding 50S ribosomal protein L28, translating into MAKVCQVCGKRPSTGCNVSNSMRHTKRRWMPNLQRVHVSTPQGNAHMRVCTACIKAGKVQKAG; encoded by the coding sequence GTGGCTAAGGTCTGTCAAGTGTGCGGAAAGCGCCCGTCCACCGGGTGCAACGTCAGCAACTCAATGCGCCACACGAAGCGCCGCTGGATGCCGAACCTGCAGCGCGTGCATGTCTCGACGCCTCAGGGCAACGCTCATATGCGCGTGTGTACCGCGTGCATCAAGGCCGGCAAGGTACAGAAGGCCGGGTAG